In the genome of Ptychodera flava strain L36383 chromosome 13, AS_Pfla_20210202, whole genome shotgun sequence, one region contains:
- the LOC139148598 gene encoding 52 kDa repressor of the inhibitor of the protein kinase-like — MRLPVRVWSTEIPSQTDHQPDSMTPSTSTQTVQSKDFSSMDADDPVETCKNEWPDDVVDSSNPYTDPANYKQHLADEDHKFAFLSAKFKPSETKNTGSDIRAKINKAEQNKQFRIKKGILSIIDVVIALGQRGIPYRGNWVKEDQAEDGNFAFFIDWKSKFDPDLADHLRHASGIAKYTSPQIQNEIMLLCESHIRERIVSSITQYWSVMADETQDCSTSEQISLCVRYVKGYEVCEDFLGFVQIRQMDASTISATIIESLTRWGLNLDNLVGQGYDGAAVMSSNKNGVQAIIQKRFPNATYVHCRSHVLALVLAAGCKQVPEIRNLFDNVEKLTWFLSGSAKRRAIFENVNTKGVDSDLDELLHDDNDEDEFKRSSTEIKHGSQRKYLPKLCPTRWSARVDTLSFDCKIQELETRFDEQHSNLVSAQALIPCNIDQLTSTTVKSIREYYGKFLSRGDTLALDTEIDRWITLHRKTQIESRQQNVSEALVACDPEYFPVINKILVIS, encoded by the exons atgagACTGCCGGTTAGAGTCTGGTCGACAGAAATACCAAG CCAAACTGATCATCAGCCTGACTCGATGACCCCATCCACCAGTACGCAAACTGTCCAAAGCAAAGACTTCAGCTCTATGGATGCGGATGATCCAGTAGAAACCTGTAAAAATGAATGGCCCGATGATGTTGTTGACTCAAGTAACCCATATACCGACCCAGCAAACTATAAGCAACATCTCGCTGATGAAGATCACAAATTTGCATTCTTGTCGGCAAAATTTAAGCCAAGCGAAAC GAAAAATACAGGTAGTGATATTCGTGCGAAAATAAACAAAgcagaacaaaacaaacaattcaGAATAAAGAAAGGAATCCTTTCTATCATCGACGTTGTTATCGCTTTGGGTCAAAGGGGGATCCCATATCGAGGTAACTGGGTGAAAGAAGACCAAGCTGAAGATGGaaactttgcatttttcatTGACTGGAAGTCAAAATTTGATCCTGACTTGGCTGATCACCTCCGACATGCCAGTGGAATAGCAAAGTATACTTCACCCCAGATCCAGAATGAAATAATGTTACTGTGTGAGAGTCATATCAGGGAAAGGATTGTCAGCTCAATAACTCAATACTGGAGTGTTATGGCAGATGAAACACAAGATTGCTCAACTTCTGAACAAATCAGCCTGTGTGTACGTTATGTCAAGGGATATGAAGTCTGTGAGGATTTCCTTGGCTTTGTCCAAATACGGCAAATGGATGCAAGTACGATTTCTGCAACAATCATCGAGTCACTCACCAGATGGGGTTTGAATTTGGATAACTTAGTTGGACAAGGTTATGATGGCGCTGCAGTGATGAGCtcaaataaaaatggtgttcAAGCAATAATTCAGAAACGGTTCCCAAATGCAACGTATGTCCACTGTCGTTCACACGTCCTTGCCCTTGTCCTTGCAGCTGGTTGCAAGCAAGTTCCTGAAATTCGTAACTTGTTTGATAACGTAGAAAAACTAACATGGTTTTTGAGCGGCAGTGCGAAGAGAAGGGCAATTTTCGAGAATGTCAACACTAAAGGAGTAGACAGTGATCTTGATGAACTGCTAcacgatgataatgatgaggATGAATTCAAGAGATCCAGTACGGAAATTAAGCACGGGTCGCAAAGGAAATATCTCCCAAAGCTATGTCCGACCCGGTGGTCTGCCAGAGTAGATACCTTAAGCTTTGATTGCAAAATACAG GAACTGGAGACAAGATTTGATGAACAGCACTCTAATTTGGTATCTGCTCAGGCTCTGATTCCGTGCAATATTGACCAGCTGACGTCAACAACTGTGAAATCCATCAGAGAATACTATGGAAAGTTTCTCAGCAGAGGGGATACTTTGGCATTGGATACGGAGATCGACAGGTGGATCACACTCCATAGGAAAACCCAAATAGAGTCCAGACAACAGAATGTTAGTGAAGCATTGGTGGCCTGTGATCCAGAATACTTTCCTGTAATTAACAAAATTCTGGTGATATCCTGA
- the LOC139148412 gene encoding uncharacterized protein isoform X2 has product MARTKTKPKKVKKEDSDQDKSDSEQDPSEDDQTNATSSRGSHDEDNSTYEDDQTNAGAEVQPKKRLLYHVRDNRKKRYVQAEIVTLRKDNQRDKFIMKSIEDNKIIHTRNIWFKGGCFPRGMGGKRVSSDYSVEQVVKPETSDSPLIHSESDQAKAEAEGYKTPTKRRRGSENADNNTPQADDHANAGAEAQTIKSEGLLYHVHDSSKKRYVKAEIVTLRKDNPQDKFIMKSIEDNKIIHARTIWFKGGCFPRGMGGKRVPSDYSEEQVVKPETSDSPLIHSESDQAKANSGEGYKTPTKRRRGSEDADNNAPQADDHANAGAEAQAIKRLLYHVRDNSKKRYVQAEIVTLRKDNPRDKFIMKSIEDNKIIHTRNIWFKGGCFPRGMGGKRVPSDYSEEQIVQPEKLDSGMVHSESDQAKAKAVPLLKLESKDHEGDPQACNSKDQGYETPTEKRRGFQDEDDSAEEDDRAKPEADTGYV; this is encoded by the exons ATGGCTC GGACTAAAACTAAACCGAAAAAAGTTAAGAAAGAAGACAGCGACCAGGACAAATCTGACAGTGAACAGGACCCTTCAGAGGATGATCAAACCAATGCAACATCAA GCAGGGGCTCGCACGATGAAGACAACAGTACATACGAGGATGATCAGACTAACGCTGGAGCAGAGGTCCAACCTAAAAAGA GATTATTGTACCATGTTCGTGACAATAGAAAGAAACGCTACGTCCAGGCTGAAATTGTCACACTACGAAAGGACAATCAACGGGACAAGTTTATCATGAAATCGATTGAGGACAACAAGATCATCCACACCCGGAATATTTGGTTTAAAG GAGGTTGTTTTCCGCGTGGAATGGGAGGAAAAAGGGTTTCATCCGACTATTCTGTGGAACAGGTAGTCAAACCTGAAACATCGGACAGTCCACTGATTCATTCGGAGAGTGACCAGGCCAAAGCCGAGGCAG AAGGATATAAAACTCCAACAAAAAGACGCAGAGGCTCCGAGAATGCAGACAACAATACGCCTCAGGCGGATGATCATGCCAACGCCGGAGCAGAAGCACAAACTATAAAAAGTGAGG GATTATTGTACCATGTCCATGACAGTAGTAAGAAACGCTACGTCAAGGCTGAAATCGTCACACTACGAAAGGACAATCCACAGGACAAGTTTATCATGAAATCGATTGAAGACAACAAGATCATCCACGCCCGGACTATTTGGTTTAAAG GAGGTTGTTTTCCGCGTGGAATGGGAGGAAAAAGGGTTCCATCCGACTATTCTGAGGAACAGGTAGTCAAACCTGAAACATCGGACAGTCCACTGATTCATTCGGAGAGTGACCAGGCTAAAGCCAACTCAGGTGAAG GATATAAAACTCCAACAAAAAGACGCAGAGGCTCCGAGGATGCAGATAACAATGCGCCTCAGGCGGATGATCATGCCAACGCCGGAGCAGAAGCACAAGCTATAAAAA GATTATTGTACCATGTTCGTGACAATAGTAAGAAACGCTACGTCCAGGCTGAAATTGTCACACTACGAAAGGACAATCCACGGGACAAGTTTATCATGAAATCGATTGAGGACAACAAGATCATCCACACCCGGAATATTTGGTTTAAAG GAGGTTGTTTTCCGCGAGGAATGGGAGGAAAAAGGGTTCCATCCGACTATTCTGAGGAACAAATAGTCCAACCTGAAAAATTGGACAGTGGAATGGTTCATTCGGAAAGTGACCAGGCTAAAGCCAAAGCAG TCCCTTTACTGAAACTAGAATCAAAGGACCATGAAGGTGATCCTCAAGCCTGCAATTCAAAGGACCAAG GATATGAAACGCCCACCGAAAAACGCAGAGGCTTTCAGGACGAAGACGACAGTGCAGAGGAAGACGATCGAGCCAAACCTGAAGCAGATACGGGTTACGTCTAG
- the LOC139148412 gene encoding uncharacterized protein isoform X1, translating to MARTKTKPKKVKKEDSDQDKSDSEQDPSEDDQTNATSSRGSHDEDNSTYEDDQTNAGAEVQPKKRLLYHVRDNRKKRYVQAEIVTLRKDNQRDKFIMKSIEDNKIIHTRNIWFKGGCFPRGMGGKRVSSDYSVEQVVKPETSDSPLIHSESDQAKAEAEGYKTPTKRRRGSENADNNTPQADDHANAGAEAQTIKSEGLLYHVHDSSKKRYVKAEIVTLRKDNPQDKFIMKSIEDNKIIHARTIWFKGGCFPRGMGGKRVPSDYSEEQVVKPETSDSPLIHSESDQAKANSGEGYKTPTKRRRGSEDADNNAPQADDHANAGAEAQAIKSEGLLYHVRDNSKKRYVQAEIVTLRKDNPRDKFIMKSIEDNKIIHTRNIWFKGGCFPRGMGGKRVPSDYSEEQIVQPEKLDSGMVHSESDQAKAKAVPLLKLESKDHEGDPQACNSKDQGYETPTEKRRGFQDEDDSAEEDDRAKPEADTGYV from the exons ATGGCTC GGACTAAAACTAAACCGAAAAAAGTTAAGAAAGAAGACAGCGACCAGGACAAATCTGACAGTGAACAGGACCCTTCAGAGGATGATCAAACCAATGCAACATCAA GCAGGGGCTCGCACGATGAAGACAACAGTACATACGAGGATGATCAGACTAACGCTGGAGCAGAGGTCCAACCTAAAAAGA GATTATTGTACCATGTTCGTGACAATAGAAAGAAACGCTACGTCCAGGCTGAAATTGTCACACTACGAAAGGACAATCAACGGGACAAGTTTATCATGAAATCGATTGAGGACAACAAGATCATCCACACCCGGAATATTTGGTTTAAAG GAGGTTGTTTTCCGCGTGGAATGGGAGGAAAAAGGGTTTCATCCGACTATTCTGTGGAACAGGTAGTCAAACCTGAAACATCGGACAGTCCACTGATTCATTCGGAGAGTGACCAGGCCAAAGCCGAGGCAG AAGGATATAAAACTCCAACAAAAAGACGCAGAGGCTCCGAGAATGCAGACAACAATACGCCTCAGGCGGATGATCATGCCAACGCCGGAGCAGAAGCACAAACTATAAAAAGTGAGG GATTATTGTACCATGTCCATGACAGTAGTAAGAAACGCTACGTCAAGGCTGAAATCGTCACACTACGAAAGGACAATCCACAGGACAAGTTTATCATGAAATCGATTGAAGACAACAAGATCATCCACGCCCGGACTATTTGGTTTAAAG GAGGTTGTTTTCCGCGTGGAATGGGAGGAAAAAGGGTTCCATCCGACTATTCTGAGGAACAGGTAGTCAAACCTGAAACATCGGACAGTCCACTGATTCATTCGGAGAGTGACCAGGCTAAAGCCAACTCAGGTGAAG GATATAAAACTCCAACAAAAAGACGCAGAGGCTCCGAGGATGCAGATAACAATGCGCCTCAGGCGGATGATCATGCCAACGCCGGAGCAGAAGCACAAGCTATAAAAAGTGAGG GATTATTGTACCATGTTCGTGACAATAGTAAGAAACGCTACGTCCAGGCTGAAATTGTCACACTACGAAAGGACAATCCACGGGACAAGTTTATCATGAAATCGATTGAGGACAACAAGATCATCCACACCCGGAATATTTGGTTTAAAG GAGGTTGTTTTCCGCGAGGAATGGGAGGAAAAAGGGTTCCATCCGACTATTCTGAGGAACAAATAGTCCAACCTGAAAAATTGGACAGTGGAATGGTTCATTCGGAAAGTGACCAGGCTAAAGCCAAAGCAG TCCCTTTACTGAAACTAGAATCAAAGGACCATGAAGGTGATCCTCAAGCCTGCAATTCAAAGGACCAAG GATATGAAACGCCCACCGAAAAACGCAGAGGCTTTCAGGACGAAGACGACAGTGCAGAGGAAGACGATCGAGCCAAACCTGAAGCAGATACGGGTTACGTCTAG
- the LOC139148412 gene encoding uncharacterized protein isoform X3 has translation MARTKTKPKKVKKEDSDQDKSDSEQDPSEDDQTNATSSRGSHDEDNSTYEDDQTNAGAEVQPKKRLLYHVRDNRKKRYVQAEIVTLRKDNQRDKFIMKSIEDNKIIHTRNIWFKGGCFPRGMGGKRVSSDYSVEQVVKPETSDSPLIHSESDQAKAEAEGYKTPTKRRRGSENADNNTPQADDHANAGAEAQTIKRLLYHVHDSSKKRYVKAEIVTLRKDNPQDKFIMKSIEDNKIIHARTIWFKGGCFPRGMGGKRVPSDYSEEQVVKPETSDSPLIHSESDQAKANSGEGYKTPTKRRRGSEDADNNAPQADDHANAGAEAQAIKSEGLLYHVRDNSKKRYVQAEIVTLRKDNPRDKFIMKSIEDNKIIHTRNIWFKGGCFPRGMGGKRVPSDYSEEQIVQPEKLDSGMVHSESDQAKAKAVPLLKLESKDHEGDPQACNSKDQGYETPTEKRRGFQDEDDSAEEDDRAKPEADTGYV, from the exons ATGGCTC GGACTAAAACTAAACCGAAAAAAGTTAAGAAAGAAGACAGCGACCAGGACAAATCTGACAGTGAACAGGACCCTTCAGAGGATGATCAAACCAATGCAACATCAA GCAGGGGCTCGCACGATGAAGACAACAGTACATACGAGGATGATCAGACTAACGCTGGAGCAGAGGTCCAACCTAAAAAGA GATTATTGTACCATGTTCGTGACAATAGAAAGAAACGCTACGTCCAGGCTGAAATTGTCACACTACGAAAGGACAATCAACGGGACAAGTTTATCATGAAATCGATTGAGGACAACAAGATCATCCACACCCGGAATATTTGGTTTAAAG GAGGTTGTTTTCCGCGTGGAATGGGAGGAAAAAGGGTTTCATCCGACTATTCTGTGGAACAGGTAGTCAAACCTGAAACATCGGACAGTCCACTGATTCATTCGGAGAGTGACCAGGCCAAAGCCGAGGCAG AAGGATATAAAACTCCAACAAAAAGACGCAGAGGCTCCGAGAATGCAGACAACAATACGCCTCAGGCGGATGATCATGCCAACGCCGGAGCAGAAGCACAAACTATAAAAA GATTATTGTACCATGTCCATGACAGTAGTAAGAAACGCTACGTCAAGGCTGAAATCGTCACACTACGAAAGGACAATCCACAGGACAAGTTTATCATGAAATCGATTGAAGACAACAAGATCATCCACGCCCGGACTATTTGGTTTAAAG GAGGTTGTTTTCCGCGTGGAATGGGAGGAAAAAGGGTTCCATCCGACTATTCTGAGGAACAGGTAGTCAAACCTGAAACATCGGACAGTCCACTGATTCATTCGGAGAGTGACCAGGCTAAAGCCAACTCAGGTGAAG GATATAAAACTCCAACAAAAAGACGCAGAGGCTCCGAGGATGCAGATAACAATGCGCCTCAGGCGGATGATCATGCCAACGCCGGAGCAGAAGCACAAGCTATAAAAAGTGAGG GATTATTGTACCATGTTCGTGACAATAGTAAGAAACGCTACGTCCAGGCTGAAATTGTCACACTACGAAAGGACAATCCACGGGACAAGTTTATCATGAAATCGATTGAGGACAACAAGATCATCCACACCCGGAATATTTGGTTTAAAG GAGGTTGTTTTCCGCGAGGAATGGGAGGAAAAAGGGTTCCATCCGACTATTCTGAGGAACAAATAGTCCAACCTGAAAAATTGGACAGTGGAATGGTTCATTCGGAAAGTGACCAGGCTAAAGCCAAAGCAG TCCCTTTACTGAAACTAGAATCAAAGGACCATGAAGGTGATCCTCAAGCCTGCAATTCAAAGGACCAAG GATATGAAACGCCCACCGAAAAACGCAGAGGCTTTCAGGACGAAGACGACAGTGCAGAGGAAGACGATCGAGCCAAACCTGAAGCAGATACGGGTTACGTCTAG